Proteins encoded by one window of Microplitis mediator isolate UGA2020A chromosome 1, iyMicMedi2.1, whole genome shotgun sequence:
- the LOC130664692 gene encoding major facilitator superfamily domain-containing protein 6 isoform X2 gives MQNFGNEEYNYGGGGGGFNDGTENNQGRSLPQVPGARPMVDPEALGEVDPSVYGAPKEATHKIRGKNDFLEYLFGSVDQELLTVKTFYFFFYSAFGSLFPLMGVYFKQMGMNAGQCGLLIGLRPFVEFLSAPFWGSLADRWQKGKIILLASLACWIIFTLPLGFAQPPATSCIMEKNGTWRLEVPEVGGRSKRSVDDKDYYQKNDDNEDENLEVAANVVFERLRRSSNDNKVVNKLRVRGNRLKRTVSGADSSSGDTTDLKYKQFVPEDAPEVDPNAKEIDFRIIAKQNRPADVLEYKRFLKNEPLDESRPPKKAHTRTKTRSKPVRTKVMVKRQTDQLHDDFFTGNSDETYETDNRLKMKLKKYSKAPIYPDDSDDNEKLNDEEEDQQREKEIEEEEEEDDDDEMDEDSDEEEIDVPLIRRRRSLRFPHLPLGRSPLPVNFAVNYDEKENKDWVKPQFSSIVYRLPDIQKTFFLLLLLVLVGEFFSAPAITLADSAVITLLGEDADRYGHQRMFGSLGWGLAMFFVGIALDHSTSFPDHPCGPGPKEKNYTICFAIFSVLMGAALITATQINFKYEFIATETEVDKAPAEPTREEQLQSQLSQQLNLPGLQDSSAQPLPKPQPPEGKTKMFAQTTREIPEWVTVIKQFKDLKCASFLFVAWFMGFGIGLIFTFLFWHLQDYGGTPTLFGVASVINHISEIFAYFFSFKLIRQIGHVKVLCLGLCGNIIRFLYISWLKNPWWVLPFEFMQGITHAAVWAACCSYIAHNTPPHLRSSAQGVLQGLHHGLGRGCGAVIGGMFVASYGTTATFRAYGLICALVLAAFIFINFYRKDTGFIADLPQTEDPHQVAEATHLAPHGVPSNAIPRALSSSRLHELAQDPGYGATYQTTGGNLNVPGGNGGSNPTNPFLSGGGNTGGNVGGNYNYGRTGKGEDEFIRRSFQIYSEVVDNEFEEMKPPAVTTHLHVQQPCTNPFHQHDYEW, from the exons atgcaaaattttggaaatgaagAATACAATTATGGTGGTGGAGGTGGTGGATTTAATGATGGGACGGAAAATAATCAGGGAAGATCGTTACCACAAGTACCAGGTGCAAGACCGATGGTTGATCCCGAAGCACTTGGGGAAGTTGACCCATCGGTTTACGGTGCACCCAAAGAAGCGACACACAAAATCCgtggaaaaaatgattttttagaaTATCTATTTGGTTCTGTTGATCAAGAATTACTGACTGTTAAaacattttactttttcttttactcGGCGTTCGGATCATTGTTTCCACTTATGggtgtttattttaaacaaatgggAATGAATGCAGGACAGTGTGGTCTATTAATTGGATTAAGGCcatttgttgaatttttaagcGCACCTTTTTGGGGCTCACTCGCTGATAG gTGGCAGAAAGGAAAGATAATTTTGCTCGCGTCATTGGCATGCTGGATTATATTTACTCTACCACTGGGTTTCGCCCAACCACCAGCAACTTCCTGTATCATGGAAAAAAATGGTACATGGAGATTAGAAGTACCTGAAGTCGGTGGACGTAGCAAAAGATCTGTAGATGATAAGGATTATTATCagaaaaatgatgataatgaagACGAAAATCTCGAGGTCGCGGCTAATGTCGTTTTTGAAAGGCTGCGGCGAAGTTCAAATGATAATAAGGTAGTTAATAAATTACGTGTCAGGGGTAATAGACTTAAAAGAACAGTAAGTGGTGCTGATAGCAGTAGCGGTGATACAACTGATTTGAAGTATAAACAATTCGTTCCGGAAGATGCGCCGGAAGTAGATCCCAATGCGAAGGAAATCGATTTTCGTATTATCGCAAAGCAGAATCGTCCCGCTGATGTTCTTGAGTACAaacgatttttaaaa AATGAACCACTTGACGAATCGAGGCCACCGAAAAAAGCCCACACCCGAACGAAAACGCGTTCGAAACCCGTTCGTACCAAAGTTATGGTGAAACGGCAAACTGACCAATTGCATGACGATTTCTTCACCGGAAACAGCGACGAAACTTACGAAACTGACAATCGGTTAAAAATGAAACTAAAAAAGTATTCCAAAGCTCCAATTTATCCAGATGACAGCGAcgataatgaaaaattgaatgacGAAGAAGAAGATCAACAGCGCGAAAAAGAAATCgaagaggaagaagaagaGGATGATGATGACGAAATGGATGAAGATTCTGACGAAGAAGAAATTGACGTTCCATTAATCCGTAGGCGTAGAAGTTTACGTTTTCCCCATCTGCCATTGGGTCGCAGTCCATTGCCGGTTAATTTCGCTGTCAATTATGACGAAAAAGAGAATAAGGATTGGGTTAAACCGCAATTTAGTTCCATTGTCTACCGACTGCCG GATATCCAAAAAACGTTCTTTCTTCTGCTACTCTTAGTTCTAGTTGGAGAATTTTTCTCAGCACCGGCAATCACTTTGGCTGATTCAGCTGTAATTACTCTTCTTGGTGAAGACGCCGATCG ATACGGACACCAGAGAATGTTCGGAAGTTTGGGCTGGGGTCTAGCCATGTTTTTTGTTGGTATTGCTTTAGACCACAGCACGTCATTCCCAGATCATCCCTGCGGTCCAGGGCCAAAAGAGAAAAATTATACAATATGTTTCGCGATATTCAGTGTACTAATGGGCGCTGCGTTGATCACAGCCACGCagattaatttcaaatatgaATTCATTGCTACCGAAACA GAAGTGGATAAAGCACCAGCTGAACCAACTCGTGAAGAACAATTGCAAAGTCAATTGTCACAACAATTAAATCTTCCAGGATTGCAAGATTCATCCGCGCAACCGCTACCGAAACCTCAACCACCTGAGGGAAAA ACTAAAATGTTTGCTCAAACAACCAGAGAAATACCAGAATGGGTTACAgttataaaacaatttaaagaTCTTAAATGCGcgtcatttttatttgtcgcTTGGTTTATGGGTTTTGGAATTGGTTTAATATTTACATTCTTATTCTGGCATCTACAAGACTACGGTGGTACACCAACACTATTTGGCGTTGCATCAGTAATCAATCACATTTCGGAAATATTTGCTTACTTCTTCAGTTTTAAATTGATTCGTCAAATCGGTCATGTTAAG GTGCTCTGTCTTGGTCTATGCGGTAACATCATACGGTTTCTCTACATCTCATGGTTAAAAAACCCATGGTGGGTGTTACCATTTGAATTTATGCAAGGAATAACTCATGCTGCTGTTTGGGCAGCTTGTTGCAGTTATATAGCACACAATACACCCCCGCACTTAAGGTCAAGTGCTCAGGGTGTGTTACAAGGACTTCACCATGGCTTAGGACGTGGTTGCGGTGCTGTTATTGGTGGAATGTTTGTGGCCAGTTATG GAACAACCGCAACATTTCGTGCCTATGGTCTTATTTGTGCCCTTGTACTCGCTGccttcatatttattaatttctacagAAAAGATACCGGATTTATTGCGGATTTACCCCAAACTGAAGATCCGCATCAGGTTGCCGAGGCAACACATTTGGCGCCACATGGTGTGCCTAGTAATGCTATACCACGGGCTCTGAGTTCAAGTAGACTTCATGAACTTGCTCAGGATCCAGGTTATGGTGCCACTTATCAAACAACTGGGGGAAACCTTAACGTACCCGGTGGAAACGGCg gTTCTAATCCAACGAATCCATTCCTAAGCGGCGGAGGTAATACTGGTGGAAACGTCGGAGGCAATTACAATTACGGTAGGACCGGTAAAGGAGAGGACGAGTTCATTCGTAGGAGCTTccag
- the LOC130664692 gene encoding major facilitator superfamily domain-containing protein 6 isoform X1: MQNFGNEEYNYGGGGGGFNDGTENNQGRSLPQVPGARPMVDPEALGEVDPSVYGAPKEATHKIRGKNDFLEYLFGSVDQELLTVKTFYFFFYSAFGSLFPLMGVYFKQMGMNAGQCGLLIGLRPFVEFLSAPFWGSLADREPFKFYRWQKGKIILLASLACWIIFTLPLGFAQPPATSCIMEKNGTWRLEVPEVGGRSKRSVDDKDYYQKNDDNEDENLEVAANVVFERLRRSSNDNKVVNKLRVRGNRLKRTVSGADSSSGDTTDLKYKQFVPEDAPEVDPNAKEIDFRIIAKQNRPADVLEYKRFLKNEPLDESRPPKKAHTRTKTRSKPVRTKVMVKRQTDQLHDDFFTGNSDETYETDNRLKMKLKKYSKAPIYPDDSDDNEKLNDEEEDQQREKEIEEEEEEDDDDEMDEDSDEEEIDVPLIRRRRSLRFPHLPLGRSPLPVNFAVNYDEKENKDWVKPQFSSIVYRLPDIQKTFFLLLLLVLVGEFFSAPAITLADSAVITLLGEDADRYGHQRMFGSLGWGLAMFFVGIALDHSTSFPDHPCGPGPKEKNYTICFAIFSVLMGAALITATQINFKYEFIATETEVDKAPAEPTREEQLQSQLSQQLNLPGLQDSSAQPLPKPQPPEGKTKMFAQTTREIPEWVTVIKQFKDLKCASFLFVAWFMGFGIGLIFTFLFWHLQDYGGTPTLFGVASVINHISEIFAYFFSFKLIRQIGHVKVLCLGLCGNIIRFLYISWLKNPWWVLPFEFMQGITHAAVWAACCSYIAHNTPPHLRSSAQGVLQGLHHGLGRGCGAVIGGMFVASYGTTATFRAYGLICALVLAAFIFINFYRKDTGFIADLPQTEDPHQVAEATHLAPHGVPSNAIPRALSSSRLHELAQDPGYGATYQTTGGNLNVPGGNGGSNPTNPFLSGGGNTGGNVGGNYNYGRTGKGEDEFIRRSFQIYSEVVDNEFEEMKPPAVTTHLHVQQPCTNPFHQHDYEW; the protein is encoded by the exons atgcaaaattttggaaatgaagAATACAATTATGGTGGTGGAGGTGGTGGATTTAATGATGGGACGGAAAATAATCAGGGAAGATCGTTACCACAAGTACCAGGTGCAAGACCGATGGTTGATCCCGAAGCACTTGGGGAAGTTGACCCATCGGTTTACGGTGCACCCAAAGAAGCGACACACAAAATCCgtggaaaaaatgattttttagaaTATCTATTTGGTTCTGTTGATCAAGAATTACTGACTGTTAAaacattttactttttcttttactcGGCGTTCGGATCATTGTTTCCACTTATGggtgtttattttaaacaaatgggAATGAATGCAGGACAGTGTGGTCTATTAATTGGATTAAGGCcatttgttgaatttttaagcGCACCTTTTTGGGGCTCACTCGCTGATAG AgaaccatttaaattttacaggTGGCAGAAAGGAAAGATAATTTTGCTCGCGTCATTGGCATGCTGGATTATATTTACTCTACCACTGGGTTTCGCCCAACCACCAGCAACTTCCTGTATCATGGAAAAAAATGGTACATGGAGATTAGAAGTACCTGAAGTCGGTGGACGTAGCAAAAGATCTGTAGATGATAAGGATTATTATCagaaaaatgatgataatgaagACGAAAATCTCGAGGTCGCGGCTAATGTCGTTTTTGAAAGGCTGCGGCGAAGTTCAAATGATAATAAGGTAGTTAATAAATTACGTGTCAGGGGTAATAGACTTAAAAGAACAGTAAGTGGTGCTGATAGCAGTAGCGGTGATACAACTGATTTGAAGTATAAACAATTCGTTCCGGAAGATGCGCCGGAAGTAGATCCCAATGCGAAGGAAATCGATTTTCGTATTATCGCAAAGCAGAATCGTCCCGCTGATGTTCTTGAGTACAaacgatttttaaaa AATGAACCACTTGACGAATCGAGGCCACCGAAAAAAGCCCACACCCGAACGAAAACGCGTTCGAAACCCGTTCGTACCAAAGTTATGGTGAAACGGCAAACTGACCAATTGCATGACGATTTCTTCACCGGAAACAGCGACGAAACTTACGAAACTGACAATCGGTTAAAAATGAAACTAAAAAAGTATTCCAAAGCTCCAATTTATCCAGATGACAGCGAcgataatgaaaaattgaatgacGAAGAAGAAGATCAACAGCGCGAAAAAGAAATCgaagaggaagaagaagaGGATGATGATGACGAAATGGATGAAGATTCTGACGAAGAAGAAATTGACGTTCCATTAATCCGTAGGCGTAGAAGTTTACGTTTTCCCCATCTGCCATTGGGTCGCAGTCCATTGCCGGTTAATTTCGCTGTCAATTATGACGAAAAAGAGAATAAGGATTGGGTTAAACCGCAATTTAGTTCCATTGTCTACCGACTGCCG GATATCCAAAAAACGTTCTTTCTTCTGCTACTCTTAGTTCTAGTTGGAGAATTTTTCTCAGCACCGGCAATCACTTTGGCTGATTCAGCTGTAATTACTCTTCTTGGTGAAGACGCCGATCG ATACGGACACCAGAGAATGTTCGGAAGTTTGGGCTGGGGTCTAGCCATGTTTTTTGTTGGTATTGCTTTAGACCACAGCACGTCATTCCCAGATCATCCCTGCGGTCCAGGGCCAAAAGAGAAAAATTATACAATATGTTTCGCGATATTCAGTGTACTAATGGGCGCTGCGTTGATCACAGCCACGCagattaatttcaaatatgaATTCATTGCTACCGAAACA GAAGTGGATAAAGCACCAGCTGAACCAACTCGTGAAGAACAATTGCAAAGTCAATTGTCACAACAATTAAATCTTCCAGGATTGCAAGATTCATCCGCGCAACCGCTACCGAAACCTCAACCACCTGAGGGAAAA ACTAAAATGTTTGCTCAAACAACCAGAGAAATACCAGAATGGGTTACAgttataaaacaatttaaagaTCTTAAATGCGcgtcatttttatttgtcgcTTGGTTTATGGGTTTTGGAATTGGTTTAATATTTACATTCTTATTCTGGCATCTACAAGACTACGGTGGTACACCAACACTATTTGGCGTTGCATCAGTAATCAATCACATTTCGGAAATATTTGCTTACTTCTTCAGTTTTAAATTGATTCGTCAAATCGGTCATGTTAAG GTGCTCTGTCTTGGTCTATGCGGTAACATCATACGGTTTCTCTACATCTCATGGTTAAAAAACCCATGGTGGGTGTTACCATTTGAATTTATGCAAGGAATAACTCATGCTGCTGTTTGGGCAGCTTGTTGCAGTTATATAGCACACAATACACCCCCGCACTTAAGGTCAAGTGCTCAGGGTGTGTTACAAGGACTTCACCATGGCTTAGGACGTGGTTGCGGTGCTGTTATTGGTGGAATGTTTGTGGCCAGTTATG GAACAACCGCAACATTTCGTGCCTATGGTCTTATTTGTGCCCTTGTACTCGCTGccttcatatttattaatttctacagAAAAGATACCGGATTTATTGCGGATTTACCCCAAACTGAAGATCCGCATCAGGTTGCCGAGGCAACACATTTGGCGCCACATGGTGTGCCTAGTAATGCTATACCACGGGCTCTGAGTTCAAGTAGACTTCATGAACTTGCTCAGGATCCAGGTTATGGTGCCACTTATCAAACAACTGGGGGAAACCTTAACGTACCCGGTGGAAACGGCg gTTCTAATCCAACGAATCCATTCCTAAGCGGCGGAGGTAATACTGGTGGAAACGTCGGAGGCAATTACAATTACGGTAGGACCGGTAAAGGAGAGGACGAGTTCATTCGTAGGAGCTTccag
- the LOC130664692 gene encoding major facilitator superfamily domain-containing protein 6 isoform X3, with product MQNFGNEEYNYGGGGGGFNDGTENNQGRSLPQVPGARPMVDPEALGEVDPSVYGAPKEATHKIRGKNDFLEYLFGSVDQELLTVKTFYFFFYSAFGSLFPLMGVYFKQMGMNAGQCGLLIGLRPFVEFLSAPFWGSLADREPFKFYRWQKGKIILLASLACWIIFTLPLGFAQPPATSCIMEKNGTWRLEVPEVGGRSKRSVDDKDYYQKNDDNEDENLEVAANVVFERLRRSSNDNKVVNKLRVRGNRLKRTVSGADSSSGDTTDLKYKQFVPEDAPEVDPNAKEIDFRIIAKQNRPADVLEYKRFLKNEPLDESRPPKKAHTRTKTRSKPVRTKVMVKRQTDQLHDDFFTGNSDETYETDNRLKMKLKKYSKAPIYPDDSDDNEKLNDEEEDQQREKEIEEEEEEDDDDEMDEDSDEEEIDVPLIRRRRSLRFPHLPLGRSPLPVNFAVNYDEKENKDWVKPQFSSIVYRLPDIQKTFFLLLLLVLVGEFFSAPAITLADSAVITLLGEDADRYGHQRMFGSLGWGLAMFFVGIALDHSTSFPDHPCGPGPKEKNYTICFAIFSVLMGAALITATQINFKYEFIATETEVDKAPAEPTREEQLQSQLSQQLNLPGLQDSSAQPLPKPQPPEGKTKMFAQTTREIPEWVTVIKQFKDLKCASFLFVAWFMGFGIGLIFTFLFWHLQDYGGTPTLFGVASVINHISEIFAYFFSFKLIRQIGHVKVLCLGLCGNIIRFLYISWLKNPWWVLPFEFMQGITHAAVWAACCSYIAHNTPPHLRSSAQGVLQGLHHGLGRGCGAVIGGMFVASYGTTATFRAYGLICALVLAAFIFINFYRKDTGFIADLPQTEDPHQVAEATHLAPHGVPSNAIPRALSSSRLHELAQDPGYGATYQTTGGNLNVPGGNGGSNPTNPFLSGGGNTGGNVGGNYNYDLQ from the exons atgcaaaattttggaaatgaagAATACAATTATGGTGGTGGAGGTGGTGGATTTAATGATGGGACGGAAAATAATCAGGGAAGATCGTTACCACAAGTACCAGGTGCAAGACCGATGGTTGATCCCGAAGCACTTGGGGAAGTTGACCCATCGGTTTACGGTGCACCCAAAGAAGCGACACACAAAATCCgtggaaaaaatgattttttagaaTATCTATTTGGTTCTGTTGATCAAGAATTACTGACTGTTAAaacattttactttttcttttactcGGCGTTCGGATCATTGTTTCCACTTATGggtgtttattttaaacaaatgggAATGAATGCAGGACAGTGTGGTCTATTAATTGGATTAAGGCcatttgttgaatttttaagcGCACCTTTTTGGGGCTCACTCGCTGATAG AgaaccatttaaattttacaggTGGCAGAAAGGAAAGATAATTTTGCTCGCGTCATTGGCATGCTGGATTATATTTACTCTACCACTGGGTTTCGCCCAACCACCAGCAACTTCCTGTATCATGGAAAAAAATGGTACATGGAGATTAGAAGTACCTGAAGTCGGTGGACGTAGCAAAAGATCTGTAGATGATAAGGATTATTATCagaaaaatgatgataatgaagACGAAAATCTCGAGGTCGCGGCTAATGTCGTTTTTGAAAGGCTGCGGCGAAGTTCAAATGATAATAAGGTAGTTAATAAATTACGTGTCAGGGGTAATAGACTTAAAAGAACAGTAAGTGGTGCTGATAGCAGTAGCGGTGATACAACTGATTTGAAGTATAAACAATTCGTTCCGGAAGATGCGCCGGAAGTAGATCCCAATGCGAAGGAAATCGATTTTCGTATTATCGCAAAGCAGAATCGTCCCGCTGATGTTCTTGAGTACAaacgatttttaaaa AATGAACCACTTGACGAATCGAGGCCACCGAAAAAAGCCCACACCCGAACGAAAACGCGTTCGAAACCCGTTCGTACCAAAGTTATGGTGAAACGGCAAACTGACCAATTGCATGACGATTTCTTCACCGGAAACAGCGACGAAACTTACGAAACTGACAATCGGTTAAAAATGAAACTAAAAAAGTATTCCAAAGCTCCAATTTATCCAGATGACAGCGAcgataatgaaaaattgaatgacGAAGAAGAAGATCAACAGCGCGAAAAAGAAATCgaagaggaagaagaagaGGATGATGATGACGAAATGGATGAAGATTCTGACGAAGAAGAAATTGACGTTCCATTAATCCGTAGGCGTAGAAGTTTACGTTTTCCCCATCTGCCATTGGGTCGCAGTCCATTGCCGGTTAATTTCGCTGTCAATTATGACGAAAAAGAGAATAAGGATTGGGTTAAACCGCAATTTAGTTCCATTGTCTACCGACTGCCG GATATCCAAAAAACGTTCTTTCTTCTGCTACTCTTAGTTCTAGTTGGAGAATTTTTCTCAGCACCGGCAATCACTTTGGCTGATTCAGCTGTAATTACTCTTCTTGGTGAAGACGCCGATCG ATACGGACACCAGAGAATGTTCGGAAGTTTGGGCTGGGGTCTAGCCATGTTTTTTGTTGGTATTGCTTTAGACCACAGCACGTCATTCCCAGATCATCCCTGCGGTCCAGGGCCAAAAGAGAAAAATTATACAATATGTTTCGCGATATTCAGTGTACTAATGGGCGCTGCGTTGATCACAGCCACGCagattaatttcaaatatgaATTCATTGCTACCGAAACA GAAGTGGATAAAGCACCAGCTGAACCAACTCGTGAAGAACAATTGCAAAGTCAATTGTCACAACAATTAAATCTTCCAGGATTGCAAGATTCATCCGCGCAACCGCTACCGAAACCTCAACCACCTGAGGGAAAA ACTAAAATGTTTGCTCAAACAACCAGAGAAATACCAGAATGGGTTACAgttataaaacaatttaaagaTCTTAAATGCGcgtcatttttatttgtcgcTTGGTTTATGGGTTTTGGAATTGGTTTAATATTTACATTCTTATTCTGGCATCTACAAGACTACGGTGGTACACCAACACTATTTGGCGTTGCATCAGTAATCAATCACATTTCGGAAATATTTGCTTACTTCTTCAGTTTTAAATTGATTCGTCAAATCGGTCATGTTAAG GTGCTCTGTCTTGGTCTATGCGGTAACATCATACGGTTTCTCTACATCTCATGGTTAAAAAACCCATGGTGGGTGTTACCATTTGAATTTATGCAAGGAATAACTCATGCTGCTGTTTGGGCAGCTTGTTGCAGTTATATAGCACACAATACACCCCCGCACTTAAGGTCAAGTGCTCAGGGTGTGTTACAAGGACTTCACCATGGCTTAGGACGTGGTTGCGGTGCTGTTATTGGTGGAATGTTTGTGGCCAGTTATG GAACAACCGCAACATTTCGTGCCTATGGTCTTATTTGTGCCCTTGTACTCGCTGccttcatatttattaatttctacagAAAAGATACCGGATTTATTGCGGATTTACCCCAAACTGAAGATCCGCATCAGGTTGCCGAGGCAACACATTTGGCGCCACATGGTGTGCCTAGTAATGCTATACCACGGGCTCTGAGTTCAAGTAGACTTCATGAACTTGCTCAGGATCCAGGTTATGGTGCCACTTATCAAACAACTGGGGGAAACCTTAACGTACCCGGTGGAAACGGCg gTTCTAATCCAACGAATCCATTCCTAAGCGGCGGAGGTAATACTGGTGGAAACGTCGGAGGCAATTACAATTACG
- the LOC130678447 gene encoding uncharacterized protein LOC130678447: MWLEKIIVCYFCLFTFNVASSNFKIYDSSATNPSTRLTSHARELVDMCFTNNSNSVIITDDLYRNGYRDESPSDENDKISSVIIITSDFEPSKIAELIRSWPTYVLPFESIEKLEALIEKLRSSTIWSVTSKFLILDTTKEPRCANAGKILGFLWKIDLLFSYYMCYDIDRDSTFIYTLNPFTNYAPPPWVQVEATDECRDEENKKSTLYSLQYSKDPEVCENITFDKTKYLDGHKIKFSTFARVPNNTNERIIKQKKELYISRSMKNKYINLYTSSPYINATPTIDIISTSNQAESIKKGYITELADNKYDVYDKLLQLADVNYKYTDVITRYSEAKYSILTQKTNYLTAMSELTFNLQLLALTVVALVLITLVIVINNRFNISEAILDVVRLSASMGIMTPLDRLSMRIIYFVGFLFIFLAMPKFQGYTFAMLSKPTLPRNMETLADLYNNSYHVFYDRILHNDIVNEKLWVTNEDQKYLHPLDQSYSRGCSLLAHENSTIACIFFTSRQIEYALKSNNLHVSKDAVFKKYLVFWTRKHWALKDKLDKAGLKPREMGLLNYFEDKMINQKSKKLKRKNKIKENKRYDQIDLENLIFLYVILSLTLLWSLLIFGIEVLLYKYCEFRRQFEMQRKFGNKKKSLRSLPRIVFFPGRMVLLNSRK, from the exons ATGTggcttgaaaaaattattgtatgttatttttgtttgtttacttTTAATGTTGCGtccagtaattttaaaatttacgattCATCGGCAACGAACCCATCAACACGTCTTACTAGTCATGCG AGAGAATTAGTCGACATgtgttttacaaataattcgaattctGTGATTATAACTGATGACTTGTATCGTAACGGCTATAGAGATGAAAGTCCGTCTGacgaaaatgataaaatttcgtCAGTGATTATAATTACCAGCGATTTCGAGCCGAGTAAGATCGCAGAGTTAATACGTTCTTGGCCGACGTATGTCTTACCATTCGAATCAATTGAAAAACTGGAAGCACTCATTGAGAAGCTCAGATCATCGACAATCTGGAGTGTaacgtcaaaatttttaatcctcgATACGACAAAAGAGCCACGTTGTGCAAATGCTGGAAAAATACTAGGATTCTTGTGGAAAATAGATTTATTGTTTTCGTATTACATGTGCTATGATATTGATAGAGATTCGACGTTCATTTATACTCTAAACCCTTTCACGAATTACGCGCCACCACCGTGGGTCCAAGTAGAAGCAACTGACGAATGTCGCGatgaggaaaataaaaaatcaactcTATACAGTCTCCAATACTCTAAAG ATCCCGAAGTATgtgaaaatataacttttgacAAAACGAAATACCTGGACggtcataaaattaaattctcaacCTTTGCTAGAGTGCCTAATAATACTAATGAAAggataataaaacaaaagaaaGAATTATACATCAGCAGgtcaatgaaaaataaatatatcaatttgtaTACTTCGTCCCCGTATATTAATGCTACACCGACAATAGATATCATTTCGACGAGTAATCAAGcagaatcaattaaaaaaggTTACATCACGGAATTGGCTGATAACAAATATGATGTTTATGATAAATTACTTCAGTTAGCAGAtgttaattataagtatacaGATGTCATAACACGATACAGCGAAGCTAAATATTCTATACTAACTCAAAagacaaattatttaacagCAATGAGTGAACTAACTTTCAATCTTCAGTTACTTGCACTTACAGTTGTTGCATTGGTATTAATAACATTGGtgatagtaattaataatagatttaatATAAGTGAAGCTATTTTGGACGTGGTGAGATTGTCCGCGAGCATGGGGATCATGACGCCTTTGGACCGGTTATCGATGAGGATTATTTACTTTGTTGGTTTCTTATTCATATTCCTAGCGATGCCTAAGTTTCAGGGATATACATTCGCAATGTTATCGAAACCTACTTTGCCTCGCAACATGGAAACGTTAGCAGATTTATACAATAATAGTTACCATGTTTTCTACGATAGAATCTTGCACAATGATAttgttaatgaaaaattgtggGTTACTAATGAAGATCAAAAATACTTACACCCTTTAGATCAGTCTTATTCAAGAGGCTGTTCACTTCTAGCACACGAAAATTCAACTATAGCGTGCATTTTCTTTACAAGTAGACAAATAGAATATGCTTtgaaatcaaataatttacatgTGTCGAAAGAcgcagtatttaaaaaatatttagttttttggaCGAGAAAGCATTGGGctttaaaagataaattagATAAGGCAGGTTTGAAGCCTAGGGAAATGGGTTTATTGAACTATTTTGaagataaaatgataaatcaaaaatcgaaaaaattaaaaaggaaaaataaaattaaagaaaataaacgcTATGACCAGATTGATTtggaaaatttgatatttcttTATGTTATATTGAGTTTGACTTTACTCTggagtttattaatttttggaattgaaGTACTCCTTTATAAGTATTGTGAATTCCGCCGACAGTTTGAAATGCAGAGAAAATtcggaaacaaaaaaaagtcgctGAGATCGCTGCCGAGGATTGTTTTCTTTCCTGGACGAATGGTTCTTCTCAACAGCCGcaagtaa